One segment of Lytechinus pictus isolate F3 Inbred chromosome 13, Lp3.0, whole genome shotgun sequence DNA contains the following:
- the LOC129274760 gene encoding betaine--homocysteine S-methyltransferase 1-like: MEPVKGLLDRLKDGETVLCAEGYVMDFERQGYIKSGPFVPEVVIDHPELVRQKYRDFVNAGSDVVPALTYYASRKKLSDVDREDEVELTNRLALKMAREVANETGTLMCGDISNTGDWDPTDETTQKAVKAMFKEQVEWAVEEGANYIIAETFSIFHEALAALTSIKEYGKGLPAVVTVAPRHMGNGEVAFVDGVGLLDGLRQLEAAGAAVVGFNCSYGPSGMVDLIQRAQKAGLKVNI; the protein is encoded by the exons ATGGAACCAGTGAAAG GCTTGCTTGATCGTCTTAAAGATGGAGAAACAGTTCTCTGTGCCGAGGGCTATGTCATGGACTTTGAGCGACAGGGCTATATAAAATCCGGTCCATTTGTCCCGGAAGTTGTCATTGATCACCCGGAACTCGTTCGTCAGAAGTACCGCGATTTCGTCAACGCGGGAAGCGATGTAGTCCCAGCTTTGACG TATTACGCATCCCGTAAAAAACTATCTGACGTCGATCGCGAAGATGAAGTAGAGTTGACTAATCGTCTCGCTTTGAAGATGGCCCGTGAAGTAGCTAATGAGACGGGTACTTTGATGTGTGGTGATATCTCCAATACAGGTGATTGGGATCCAACCGATGAAACTACACAGAAAGCTGTCAAAGCCATGTTTAAG GAACAAGTCGAATGGGCGGTAGAAGAGGGAGCCAATTACATCATAGCAGAGACCTTTAGTATCTTTCATGAAGCCTTAGCTGCATTAACTTCTATTAAAGAGTATGGAAAAG GTCTCCCGGCAGTAGTGACAGTCGCACCACGGCATATGGGGAACGGTGAAGTCGCATTCGTGGATGGTGTTGGACTTTTAGATGGACTCAGGCAACTCGAAGCGGCAGGAGCAGCCGTTGTCGGCTTCAACTGTTCCTATGGACCTTCCGGCATGGTGGATCTTATTCAACGGGCACAGAAGGCAGGGCTAAAGGTTAATATCTAG